TTAGAAACTGGCATGTGGTTAATAGTCTTTACATTCTGACACAGATTTATTATTCAATACTGACTTCTaaatccaaatataaatataaatataaatatcctattttttttttgaccagATGACCATAGTTTCCTCTCAACTCCTTCTGGACTTCATGCTGTTCTTTGTGTGacaattttgtatttgtattctGAGAAATCATTTCAGATGTGGTAATgttagaaaaaaaccagcaagcaTATAGGGTTGTGCTAAAGGCATAATGGGGTGGGGAAAGCCTCTTTAAGTCACTTCATAGACCTTGGAATTGTGAAAAACGAAGTTCACTTTTTtggtaaatttttaaaaaaaggtttaatCAAAACTAAGTCACttaggagacagaaaattaaGCAAAGGATTGATGGCCAGGTGACTTAGCATACAGCCAAAGCACAGCCTGCTATTTCAGAGGCATTCTTTAAATATACTTTTCTATGGCATCAGTctgttgcatattcataaatCATAAATGCGTATTCAAACTTTTCCAtgaactagtttccatattGCAGGAACTGTTCagcatggcccctccttggcTGCACCATTTTAGAGCTccgtgtttcttggctgtgtcttcattatcacctccagcttgggccttggtccCTGCTTTCCACAGACAGTCAGTGTTGATACCTGTCAGCAGCAGGGTCCTCATCGTGTGTTCACTGGATGTAATCCCAACCAAACAGGCCATTGTTCAATTACAAGCATAACTATGTATCAGCTATCCCACTACCATGTCTCAGTTTTgctaatagcagaaataaaaactatatTCTTACCGCAGAGTTGTTACACACATAGCATTCAtcttaatatttgcaaaaagccaactttataatgTACATTTATAACAGAATTTTCTCTCGTGATAAATAGTCCCCGTTTACAGCGTGGATGTGGTGACTGGCAATGGCAAGATGAGCTTATCAGTAGGTGCACAGGCTGGGGTGAGGCTGGGGTGCCTGCCAGGTATCCATGCAGGAATTAGTGTGTTGATGGAGTGCAGGGTGCTGGGGTGTTCCTGCTGGAGTGGATGAAGTAGAGGTTTTAGGATCAGAGTTCAATCCAGACCTGTAAATGCAATGAATGAAGGCAAAGGAGCTTTGGGGAGCTGGAGCCTGGATTTAGCCAGGCAAATGGGACCAAGGAAACTGTGGCTTACTGCAGTGGCTGAGCTGCTATTGTATGGATGGCAGCTGGTGAGATGGAAAGTAGCTCCTCATCCTCTCATGCTTTTGTACAGAAGGACTGTAGAGCTAAAGGGagtagatgaaaaaaaaaatttacaggtgtctgtcttctttttttttaatgtagtgtATTATGCCCCTAGTTTAGACTGGATGGACAGGCTAACAGACTACATAGGATGTAAGGGGTCAAGTCCAATTTTCTGATTCTCCTGGGAAATAAATCTcctgttttgtctttcagttGCTTTAGATTGCTACAAGAGAAGATGAATGAAGTCTAGAAGAAGGGTTAAAGTTGTTTAAAGTTGTTACTGGAAAAATAAGCTTTTAGCGCTTACTGAACTGCAAGTCCCCTGTAGCAACAGGAGTTGAGGAAGCTGAAAGCAGCAATTATTCTTGTTGCCTTCTCTTTTTGCCTGTCTTTCCACcttctctgcaggctgcagaaatAGATCTGGGCCTTCCTGCTCAGGGCTGTATTCCAGCCAAGCTGATTGACTCTCCTGATGACAGGCCTCAGAAAACCCGAAACATTTCActcttgttttaaattttttactgtAAACCACCGTTCTTCTTGTGAGAATAAAAATGTTGATGCCTCTTATAAAGATGGTGAGTGCATGGGGTTACACAGGTGTTGAATACTTCAGGTCTGAAGCTGATGATTGGTGCTTTAGTGAAGCTACAGTGAAGATGAATAGCTTAAGCTTCTTGCtcacattaatattttcaggTACTTCAGGTCTTAATCTTCTAGAGTTGATTTGTGAAGGcgaggaaaagaagaaaattcatctAATCACCAACAGAATGTTGTATaatccttctcttccttcccttaGGAATGCTTGGATTTTGTTTCTACACTGTATATTTGAAATACCCTCATTGTTATAATTTAGTCCTGAACCCGTACTAACAATGGTTCAAACATTGCTGTATAGGCACAGATGGAATTACCATATGTTGAAAGTAACATTAAAACAGGAGATATCCTGCACCACACccctttctgaaataaaataactcaTAAATATTCAAGGCAGATATAAGAGTGCATTGTATGTAAGCATGGATGTTGTAAAGCATTCTTTCTATGGTATGCTCCTAAAGTATCCCAGTCTGATGTATAAGCATAACTAACTTGCCACAAGAATTTAATGCTTCTGGTAAGCCTCAGTGTGGGCAGGATTTAGTCCACACTGACCACTGGAGATGAAAAGGGGACTGTGTTTGTGAAGAAACatgttcctgcagctcctgaggaacTCAAAGGGTACTGGTGTAAGGGAAGGAACAGCCAttgtgcagggagggcaggtCAGCCTGGCTGGATTTAAACTTTCATGTAtagatcaaaaaaaaaaaagtccagagGTTAAAGACTGAATCTTGCAttgttttttgaacacttgCTTTCACAGCTCCTGAGCATTTTTGGTAGTTTGTGCCCCACCTAacttccttcagctgctctccaTGATGCAAGTACCTCCCTTTCCTGTGTgacttttcctcttctttctgtttccacAGCAATCAGGACTTTATGAATATAAAATCTTTGGTGGTCTTGCTGACGTTCCCCCAAAATTGTGCGCAGATGTCTACATGGACTTGGATTTCAGAAAGGAGTGGGATCAATATGTTAAAGGTAAGCTCACCTAGGCAGTGTAAAAGCAAGCTGGGGTCCACATTGATTGTTTCCACTAAAACTTTCCTCAAAGGAATTTTGAAGTTACTGCCTCCAAAGACTTTGAGTCAGACTTAAATATCTTTTGGGATAAGGTTGCTCTCTGCAAACATACAAGTAAACACTGATATGGAATCACTAAGGTCTCAACAGCATTTATCTTTCCTCTGGAATGAATACTTTACATGTTGGTTAAAGCATATGATTGGCATCACTAGTTATGCTGGAGCACCCTGTCACTTCTAGTGGTAATGCTTAGGTTAAATTTTAGTAGATGTCTTGGGGAGAAATGGAGATGGTACCTTTTGTGCATCTTTGCATATGGCAGTGGAGCAGTGCATCATAGagcaggttggaagggacttctggggtcatctggtccaaacATCCTTGGTGAGAGTCAAGACAAGATGGCCCAGCACCCTGTTCAGCTGAGTCTTAAAATTTGTCCTTGGGGAGATTATTTCAAAGGCTGATTGTTCTCATTGTGAAAATTTTTCCTCAGGCTTCCACCAGTTTGATGATTTAAtatcttttcctgaaagcaTTGGTTGTTCTTGGCACCTTTTTCAGTCAGGAATGGGTGTATTGAGAGAATATGTGGTAACTTCAGGCTTTTACAGAGAAAGGAATAACTAATTTAGTTCAGTTTATTTAATGTTGTCTTTGAAAAAGGGCATTGAACCTGAATATCTATATGGTGTTAAAACAAGTCAACATTAACAAGGTAAGGGTTCAACTGATGTAGACATCCAGtaatccatttattttaaagataaaaagggaagccttttgtttttaagcCTGTGCTTGAAGTCAGAGCAGGCCAGTAAAACTGAAAAGTGGTCTAAGTATTTTGCTGAACAAAAAGCAGTGTTAAAAACCAAAGACTTGTTAAATGCTGTGCTTGTTAGGTTTAGGACAGCTCCACTGTGAATCATTGCTGATATTGCCAGTGGCTGTATTGATACAGAGACCCATAAATTTAGCTCATGTAAGTCTTGGTCAAATTTAAGGAGTAGTGCCTTCATTAAGAAGTGTTAATTGTCAAAATGGTCAGTAGCTTTTTTGTAGCAAATGCTATTTTGCCATTAGTGAAACAAAGAGCCAAAGTGGGACTCAGCATTATTGTACTGGatgtaaaaatattctgttgaGCTGCTTAAGTAGTCTTTAAGTGTATTAGGAGAAATGAATGCTTCttaaataaacacttttttttttttttttttaattccttcttagagaaaagaaaggaagccAGTGGGGGAAGCTACACCCTTAAACTAAAAACTAGATAATGTTGCAGAGCTGACATTTATATCCTTGCTGACCATGGTTTGTTCATCTGTTAATTTATACTTGTGCTGGTGCTTTAAGTCCAGCATTTCACAAAATTAACTCTTAAAGGGCATAAATATAATGTAATGCTTTCCTTCCCACTTTAAAATTGACACAACCCCACCAATTTTTTAGGATGGTACATATGATGAAATAATGCTAGCCAATGTTTTAAATGTAACCCCAATCCAGCCTGGGCTTTTTCTTGCAcatttagggaaaaaacccagaaaatttcCGTTGAGAGCCTTCTTGCCCTTGGTGTTACTGTTTGTATTCTTTGGTGCTCTTAGAGCCTTGCAAAGTCCAAAGGAGAGGTCTCTGCTGAACTGCTGGCATTGAAACAAAAACCTGACCAGAGCAGAAATAGCTGCCTTTTTAGCTGAAAAGGCAATTGCTCCTGAATGCTTCCAAACAGCCACGAGATGTGGACATCCTGAGGCCTGGtttgggctgcagctgccaatTCAGCAGGGAAGTTGTGACTAAACTGTAGTGGCTGAGGTACCACATGCTTCTGTGGCATGATGCAAAATGGTTGGGCCTGCACAATACTGAAACCTGCTACTCCAGATTGCAGCACCCTCCTGACTGCCATCAGACTTGCCAGCAAATTATCAGTAATAACTGACTGTTGGAGCAGTAAGTGCTGCAATGCCTATTATGGATAGAATGGACTCGAGATCTCCTGTGTAGTGATGCtaaatgaaatgagatttttgatTAAAATGCACTGTAATCTGCTTGAAGTGAATGCAGGTGGGATGTGGTTTACCTGTTGTGTAGGTATGAGGTAGCTAATGACAATTGTATTGGGCTGTTTAAAACAGTTTCGTGGTGCCTTTGAAAAAGGAAATCTCTGTGGTTAGAAGTGAAAGTGAAGTGAATAACCCAATGCTCCAGTGACCTCTGGTGGAAAACATAAATGTTGAGAGTTTTTACAGCACCAGGTGCATCCAGTAGtgctcagctggagaagaggagaagcTGTTTCTGTGGGTGACAGCTGATCTGCAGGGCATACTAACAGAAGTCTGGTTTGGAATATGATATATAGGGAAAGAATCTCCTATGTGGGGCACTGTTCTTGCCTTATTAATGAGATTATCAGTTTATTCTGGCTTCACTTTCACAAACCTGGCTCTGGAGGATATACAGCACCTCAGGCACAAGTCTGctctaaaggaagaaaagaccACTCTGGCTGTTAAGGTGAACCACCTTTCTGGATGACACCTTTCTTTACTCCAGGGCCCGAGCCAACGGGAGTTCACCCTGGCTCAGCCCCATGGCTTGTCAGTTCCATTGCCCTCACAGTGGCAGTTGGTGAACTGTAGATAGGTTTTCAAACTCAGTTATGGGGGTTGAGTAGGACTAACTTTTCTCCTTCATGCCAGACTACTCTCTGACTGAGTCACTGCCATGCTTTAGGCACTATTCTTaggttacttttttttcatgttctgctACCTTCTGATATGAGTTTCCAGGTAGACTGAAGGTGGTGTAATGAAGGCTCATAAACTGCTCAAGATTCTAGTTTGCTGTTGCATGTACATACAGCTGTGAAATTCCTAACAGCTTTTCCAAAATTCATTAATCCCTCATGTAAGATGTCTTCAGGTGTCTTTCTGTATGAAGACGTCTTTCTGTAGAAAGCTGCACTTATCCTAGTTCCATGTTAACTCAGTATAATTTACAAGGGTAATGACATGCCTGTGAAAAAGCGCATTGTACTTGTGACTTACATTTGTGCACAGAACATGAACAGATGAGGAAAAAGCTTTGAGATGGAGAGGCTTTGAATGAGCAGACTTTTGGAAAAGGAATTTGACTCTGCCTCCCCCAAAATTGTTCTGCTTTTATGTTCcggggtttttggggtttgttttaggggtttttttgtttgtttggggttttttttgtttggttgggttttttcccctaattAATCCAATAGGCACAGAAAAAGAGGCCACctatttttgtgtatttgatTCTTGAACAATCTAGCAGTCTCTTACTGCTAGAattctacatatatatatatatcaattTTGACATCAGAATTGCGtgtaaaatgtgtttgtgtcaGAAATCTGAGCAGTTCTTGATGCCATCTATATTTCTGTTGcagtagaaattaaaaatatctaacAGTCTTCTTTCAACCGTAGAACTGTATGAGAAAACATATGATGGTGAAAAAGTAATCTACTGGGAAGTGAAGTACCCCTTTCCTCTCTCAAACAGAGATGTATCCTTTCAAGCTTTTGTTCCTCTTGCAGTTTTTGCCACTTGGTCATCCAGGAATCCCAACAATCAACTGATTCTATCGCTGCTGCAGGATCTAAGATCTTGCAGTGCTCATGTCACATGAGTGTATATGGCATGAAGAGGAGTGTGGGTGTCACTTCCCACACAGAGCTAGAGCTCACATAGCAGAGTTACTGCTCTGCAGGATTGAATCCTGTAGGGACATGAGAAATAACTCGAgggagctgctgtttgtgaTGGAATTCACTTGTCAACTCCTCATCCCTCACACTGACATTGTTTTGACATGCCTCCTCAACTCGCAACGCAGTATGTCTATATTCGGGAATGCCGGGAGATGGATGTGGATGGGAGGAAGATCTGGGTTGTGCTAGCAAAAAGTGTGGCTGTTCCTCAGTGCCCTGAAAAGCCTGGTATTATCAGAGTTAAAAGCTATAAACAAAGCCTGGTAATTGAAAGTGATGGCAAGGCTGGATGTAAAGGTAAGAGGTCAAAAAAAAACTTGTGACAAGTCATGTAGCATGGGAATGTATGTGTAAGTAAAACACACAAAGAGGGGGACTGGAAATTTTAAGCCAAGAGTTACTTTAAAATGAATCAAACCTTTGGAAATGTCCAGTGCAGTGCACTActgtgaaaaatctttttatttagCAATTGGGCTGGGTGGTTAAGAATAGTCTACTGACCACTTCCTTCTGCCCTCCCGTCCCACCACCAGTCTGAACTTCTTTTCCTGCCAGACAGTTCAGCTGGGGAGACTCTGCTGCAATTTTCTTAACTCAGCAATGATTAAAGTATTGTGTTTGACAGATGTATAGATTAAAGGGTTTGCTGAGAGCTTGACTCCAGTCTGAGATTAGTCTTTTAAAGACAGTATTATTTTATAAGACAGGGTGCCAAAAATGGTTTGCAGTAATCTAAATTTCTATTGTGGCTCTGTCAGCTTCCCAAAGGTTAACCAGGAATGCTTGTATTTACTTCACATTTCACTTCAGGCCAAGTTGACTTTTTTGTGCAGAATTTAGAGTAGAACTGTTGTAGTTGGTGCTCCAGTTATGCACACTGAGAGCTTCTGTCACAGTACATTAGAGCTGAATCTCAGGTAACTGTTTGGTaacttctctcttccctctaGTCTATATGTACTATTTTGATAATCCTGGTGGCAACATTCCATCCTGGCTGGTCAACTGGGCTGCCAAGGTAAGAAAAGGCGTCAGTGATCACAGACAATGATCTTTGGctaatctgtttaaaaaaaaaaattcactgcagTCATACCCATCTTCTATGTGTTGGGCAGAATAAATTTTTTCTCAGACATATATCAACCTTCTTAGCTTTTACACAGTCCCGTATTTATAGTCTCACTATTGTATGCTCTCATGACAGTAGTCTTAattaatttacttattttattttctgtcaaattCCTTTGGTTTGTCAGCCAGGCAGGTAAATTTCTGCAGCAAACCCCAAATAATGTTTTTCAGAGCATATATGAATAGCCTCAAGCAAACTTCAGTAATGAATTTGTTGCCAAAGTATTCAAGGAATGGATGGATGCTGTGTACCAGATCTCAGACTTGTATCTTATTAGACAATTGTACATTAGATCTTAGAACTGTATCTGTTTGAAGGTCTTGATCTATATGATGGGAATTCTCATTTTGCTTATGGTTTTTATTGATTCCATTATGCAAAGATAACttgtctgcttttctctttacaGAGTGGTGTGCCTGCTTTCTTGAAGGATATACAAAAAGCTTGCCTTAAGTATTCTAAGAGCACATAGGTGTTGAAATTGATCTTAATTGTTTCATTCCTAGATTTCTGCTCGTACAGGAGCAGCTGTTACGTATTACACTGGCTAAAATCTACCTCTAATCTtggaaagaattttattttagttcaaTTATGCCTTGAgttttatcagatttttttattttccatctccaACTGAAGAGCTGGCCACTGGCAAGGTAACACCAacatcagctgcagcttctgaaaGTACTCAAGTTTAGCCTTGTTCCCCATGCTTTGCTTATGCTGGTTGTCAGGTGTGGTCTAGAGGAGTTCTGTGATGGATGTGTTACATCCTTGCACAAGAAGCAACAATCTTACTAGAAAAATGTCTGAACTTGGACTGCAAACCGTGTGCATGTGTTACACCTGCATCTGCCTTTGTTACCTTGCAGGGTGGCTTCCTCCTGAAACTCAGTAGTGGAACTTGCATTGCATAGGAGGAAATGCTTTTCCTACATGAGTTTATCATTCTTAAACTCTCTGCCGGATATAAACCTAAAAAATGCTGAGAGATGAGGTAAATTACTAGAAATACACAGTAGGAACTGGGAGTCTGTGATGCTAAGCTCCCTTAAATCTAGATGTAAAATGATCAAGCTTAAAGCCTTGCATTCACGGCTCCACACTTCTGTATGGAAAGTAAAAACTCTCAGCTGTgtccagaagaaaaaggaggaagtgaCTTTTTGCATGTCTGATTTGAAGGGAACAAGTTTTATCTTCAGAGTCAGTAGCCTTACCTGTAAGGCAGCTTGGATATCAACTTGAAACTGGAAGTAATTTTATACTTGGTGCCTGCCACTGAATGTGGATGAGCTTGATGTGGAACTTGGGCTTGCttacattttgaaatttcatgCTGATATAAAGAATGGATTGTGATGCACTAAAAGCTTAACTGAGCCGGAAATTAAATTCCCAGCACCTTTTTTAGCAGGGGGAGGGGGGCAGGGAGTGCATAAAAGAATAAGAGAATTCTCAGGGATTTAAATTATTCTGCATTGTTCCTAAATCTAATCCTGTTTCTGAATAATAATAGTCTGGTAATGGagtagctttttcttttcttgttaaaaaataaacaactgaaATTATTGCCTTTATACCTTGTGTAAATATTTGCTTCCaataaatcattattttggCCAAGTAGTGTTCTTGTTCTGTGTCCTAGGATTAAGAGTGCCATGCTGGGCAGGTCACAAGTGAGCAGGCTGATACCATGAGCTgccttatttttaaaggatttttaaagaataagtGGGATTAGAACTAAGCAGGATTCTTGTGTTCTGCCAGCAATTCAGGCGTTTTTCAATATCTTTAACTTGGTGACTGTCACTGGATTGAATATTACGGTGTTACACAACATGATATAACGAAACTTTGAAAGGGGGCTATCTGAGGATGGATACTTCCTGGAACAATGATTCAAACTAATTTCCAGTTCTTTTGGAACAAAACTGACCTCTGTGCCCCAATAATCCAAAACTTACCTGTAATTGTaaacctacttcaaaatttgaGTTAGTTGAAATGTTTACAAGCAATGTGTACCTAGTGAGCTGAGTATGTGCACAGAGGTGAGTCATGTACAGAAGAGgtcattttttcattcttcttctcCAGACaatctataattttttttagtctttaaggaaatgaaagcaggagaaagacTGCAAGCATTTTATAATCATGAATTCACTTTGTCTTAGTTACTTGTCACAAGACAGGGTATCcatgtgtgtgcagtgtgctgAGACACTGAGGCTGAGAGTCCAGGAGCTGAATGGCCCCATTGTCAGTCCAGCTGAAAACTTGATTTCCTACAGACCCCGCAGTGGGTGTGTAGAATCCATGGTCTTTGCTCACTTATCCATACTGAAACCATTGCACAGGCAGCTTCTTGTGCTGTACACAGCTTTCTAAATTAAAACACACTGGACTAAACTGTGGATGCTAAAACCAGCTTTTCCACTCTTTACAAGCAACTAAGCAATGATGTGAGATGAAAGCAACATCAGATCTTGTCTTTAGTTCCCCGTGGGCTTTTAAAGTAACATAAATATGCAGTGACACTTCAGTTTAAGTGTGGGTTACTACACTGATCTTTCTAGGGAAGAAAAGTTCCAGCTTTGTGTCAGCTTCATAGCTAAATGGAAGATTGTGACTGGTTAGAGTTGGTATTTTTAGTCTTTAGATGTAAAGATATTCTTAAATCATTTTAGGGCATTATTAATGACTGAATAAATACTGATCTTCCATAAGTTATGGAATCATGTATCATGTGAGCCTTTCTGGGCAGCTTGAGCAGGAATTTACCTGCAGTGGAAGTTTAGTCACCATGCATTTTGAATTCTGGTGCACAGGGTTATAAAACATGAAACCCCCTTCCCATGCTATTTGTTAATGTAGCACCTCAAAGTTAGTTTTATTTCACCAGCTTGCCTAAAACTGGAGTGCAAAGTTAGTTCTTATAGTGATCTATTGTAAGCAAAGGAGTGttggaataaaagaaaaagaatgaacatTTCTGTTAGGTGATGACTGAGCCTCTCATCCTCTCTATCCCACCTCAATTAACTGATTGGTAGATATCATAATACAGATTAACAGGGACTAATGAAGTTTTCCCAGCAGCCAAATAGAACTAGAAAATGCTGTTGTTTCAGTCAACAAACAGTCATCTGCTCCAAAGTGCAGTATCAGAGTTTGCATAAATCATAATAGTCTTGGATCTATTCTCAATATAgaacttctgttttaaatttagCAGCCCTTACTGAAACTTGTTTTGGCatgttcttcacagaaagaagtGGTGGCTTTTTTGGAATGACTGGTTCCCCATCCCTTGTTTCCATAAAGAATGATGCTGTAACAAAATGAATATAAACACTTCTTCTACATTGTGTTCCAGCCATTCAAATCCATTCTTCCCATGCAATCTCTCTGTAAAACTAATGTGTTTGACTTGGAAAGTAAAGTAAGGGAAAGATTCTCAGTAACCCAAAGTCAACATAGAGAATGATGTCAGATTCCTAGTCGCTGGTGCTGCCTCTTAGAAGATGATGTGCAAAGGGAAACACAAGTTGTCTTTGCTCAGGAAACACCTGGATGATGCTTCACTTCTCAAGCAGGTCATCGTCTGTTTCTATAGTTTAGCGGAACAAAAAATGtgggaagacagcaggagagaccTCTGATGCTAGTCCATGCTAGTAGATGATGCATCTTCCCAGCaacaatttttcttcctattataTCAGTTCTCTATGAACaaagaacattttcaaaaggGATCTAGTGATACTGAAATGTCACTTAGCTGAGAGTGATTTCTCCCTGAGCACAGATTTGCCTTCCTTTATTGAGATGATAATTCGTAACCAAATTTACTGTCTCACTGTAGTTCTGTGGTCAAACTACTGCACTTTCAgacaaaaaactttttttttttactcatctCAGTTAAAAGGTGCTGAAAACTTCCatacaaaaatagaaaagaaggtTTATACCAGGAGCAAAGTTGTTACAAATCCAGATGGACTGCGTGAAAGATAACTGGTTCTTGAGGagcaataaaaaagaacaaatctcTACAGCAAATTTGATTTTCCTGGGTTTGTTTCAGACCACTCTTGTTTACAACTGCCGACTCTGGAGCCCAGATCATTAAGGTAAATAAAACTGGTGTTAAAGAATCCTACTAATTCTTCCCTGTAACTGCCAAGGAACAATGAATTAGGATTACATGTGCACCCAGAAGGAGAATGTCATCTTTCTGTTAGCTCTGTTCTTTCAGAACTCGACTATAAACGATTACTCTCGTTTGGAATTTGAATGATAAATGTATCCTGGAGTCCTGCTGTGAGACAGGAATATTTTAAGTGGGAACAACTCTCCACTGGAAACCTTCATTTCCAAAGCAAGGACTGCATCCTGTGGATAACTGTTTTGATGGAACCTGCTGTAATAATCATGTTGAAATACATGAATGAATACATATTCATTTTAGCTTGTGAAAAACTTCCTGCATAGCAGCTGTAAAACACGTTAAACTGaaagctgttcctgcagtgaAAGCACAAGTACCTGTAATATTAAGATTTAAGTGAGTTTGCCTTATCTGTAGTCTCTAGATTTCCTGcaaattctaatatttttataagGCCTATTTCAGCACTGGAGATTCTGTGGTGGACTGTAAGAATCAGGTTTTTCTCCAAGCTTAATTGTCTTATTATTCTTCATCTATGGAAGAAACCCAGGAGAATTAATCATGCTATTCCTAGAATGACAAGTTTGGGATTGAAGCAGTTCTCCTACAACACATAAGGCCAAGGGTTCCCTCTGTGCTGTACATACTGTGACCAGAAGCCTGCTGTGAAGTCACAAGGCTCATTGCATTTCTGCCTGAGCATATCTCGGAAGGTTTTAAATCTTTAGCTGTTTTGGTCACTCAGAGCCATGGAGGATTTGCCTTTTATTATTCCTGGTGCATATACACGTCTTCCAAAGGATGATAGAAATTGTGTGTAATTGCCTGGAAATGGATATTTCATATTCAGCTGCAAGTTGGAATTATAGTTTAAGAGtggattttaaatattatttttattgagaccaggctgctgctgtgcatttTAAAGTTAATGTGTTTTCTCAGCATGGAAGCCATATAATCTGTTTGTACATTTGAGTGGATCTCACAAGAAGCCAAAATTGCCTGGCCAACCATTTACCCTGTGAAAGGCTCATGATGCTGTTCAACtattcaaat
The sequence above is a segment of the Sylvia atricapilla isolate bSylAtr1 chromosome 18, bSylAtr1.pri, whole genome shotgun sequence genome. Coding sequences within it:
- the PCTP gene encoding phosphatidylcholine transfer protein; this translates as MAVPPELEGAVGMAVSPQLEEPTSRGFSEEQFRAACRELDQPAPAAAGPWQLQVETMGVRIYRLYHEQSGLYEYKIFGGLADVPPKLCADVYMDLDFRKEWDQYVKELYEKTYDGEKVIYWEVKYPFPLSNRDYVYIRECREMDVDGRKIWVVLAKSVAVPQCPEKPGIIRVKSYKQSLVIESDGKAGCKVYMYYFDNPGGNIPSWLVNWAAKSGVPAFLKDIQKACLKYSKST